One window of the Deltaproteobacteria bacterium genome contains the following:
- a CDS encoding nitroreductase family protein, whose translation MSYEGKDLPASSGKGGCVEKDEVLSPLGTYTEKMPPNAVEKVIFERRSIRAFKKEPLPDSMIRRILEAGRFAPSAGNSQPWKFVVVNNPEIIAELEEDAKRMARILMWFIDPTRTAMRRKFLTPFTRAIIRMRPNELHPVPFSLIKLIADGKAPVFHNAPTLILLLEDRRGVSCPPLDIGICGQNMVLAAHSMGAGTCWLGMIKLCMYYPKWRKFFGVKYPYHLNDCLAVGWQKGKLDGVVKREMQLVNWFDRGSRTPRVERQGE comes from the coding sequence ATGAGCTACGAAGGCAAGGACCTGCCCGCCAGCAGCGGGAAAGGAGGATGCGTGGAAAAGGATGAAGTTCTCTCCCCCCTGGGGACCTACACCGAGAAAATGCCGCCCAACGCCGTGGAAAAGGTCATTTTCGAGCGGCGAAGCATACGGGCCTTCAAAAAAGAGCCACTGCCCGATTCCATGATCCGCCGGATTCTGGAGGCCGGGCGTTTCGCGCCCTCCGCCGGAAACAGCCAGCCCTGGAAATTCGTGGTGGTGAACAACCCTGAGATCATCGCGGAGCTTGAGGAGGACGCCAAGCGCATGGCCCGCATCCTCATGTGGTTCATCGATCCCACCCGCACCGCCATGCGCCGGAAATTCCTCACTCCCTTCACCCGCGCCATCATAAGAATGCGGCCCAACGAGCTTCACCCGGTTCCGTTTTCGCTCATAAAGCTCATCGCCGACGGCAAGGCCCCGGTTTTCCACAACGCGCCCACTCTGATCCTTCTTTTGGAGGACCGGCGCGGGGTCTCCTGCCCGCCCTTGGATATCGGCATCTGCGGCCAGAACATGGTTCTTGCGGCCCATTCAATGGGAGCCGGAACCTGCTGGCTGGGCATGATAAAGCTTTGCATGTATTATCCAAAGTGGCGGAAATTTTTCGGCGTGAAATATCCCTACCATCTTAACGACTGCCTGGCGGTTGGCTGGCAGAAGGGGAAGCTGGACGGCGTGGTGAAACGGGAAATGCAACTCGTGAACTGGTTCGACAGGGGTAGCAGAACCCCCCGCGTGGAAAGGCAGGGTGAATGA
- a CDS encoding 4Fe-4S binding protein, whose protein sequence is MAYMKFSDMFIVPDYTDPSQMVSGTLDFDDEKCVRCRLCTVICPARSIGMDNAVKGMKKPLPHLQDIVEGVSGCVACGCCCAACPEGAISVTGGFYATRYYTRLHQAKELSFPMMY, encoded by the coding sequence ATGGCGTATATGAAATTTTCCGACATGTTCATCGTGCCCGATTACACCGACCCAAGCCAGATGGTCTCCGGGACCCTGGATTTCGACGATGAAAAATGCGTGCGTTGCCGCCTGTGCACGGTAATCTGCCCGGCGCGCTCGATAGGCATGGACAACGCGGTGAAGGGGATGAAGAAGCCCCTGCCGCATTTGCAGGACATAGTGGAGGGGGTCTCAGGCTGTGTAGCCTGCGGCTGCTGCTGCGCCGCCTGCCCGGAAGGGGCCATATCGGTAACGGGCGGATTTTACGCCACCCGCTACTACACCCGCCTTCATCAGGCGAAAGAGCTTAGTTTTCCGATGATGTATTGA
- a CDS encoding HNH endonuclease: protein MSRNERRKAGELKRGEAYSRFADDGSELRFEKGKARELRASRWWKNLVNRGICHYCGNHFPPEEITMDHVVPLALGGKSEKTNIVACCKDCNSKKKDSLAFEWNPDSKPEE, encoded by the coding sequence ATGTCCAGAAACGAGAGAAGAAAAGCGGGGGAATTGAAGCGCGGCGAGGCTTATTCCAGGTTCGCCGACGACGGAAGCGAACTGCGCTTTGAAAAAGGCAAGGCCCGCGAGCTAAGGGCAAGCCGTTGGTGGAAGAACCTTGTGAATCGGGGAATATGCCACTACTGCGGCAACCATTTTCCGCCCGAAGAAATCACCATGGACCACGTGGTTCCCCTGGCCCTTGGGGGTAAATCGGAAAAAACCAACATCGTCGCCTGCTGCAAGGACTGCAACTCCAAAAAAAAAGACAGCCTGGCCTTTGAGTGGAATCCTGATTCAAAACCCGAAGAGTAA
- a CDS encoding glutathione synthase — translation MILSFHPLIVGDKNIICAGRDPGEAELAAIKEARAVLLPQGCRETLYRMARENAPQVFPNYDARFRYPGKTGQAEMFADFSAPFPSTRAYRSVSAFDDEGKAPPFGFPFVFKNDWGGEGSGVRLIRDQTGLGEALRRACEAEKGGDFGFILQEYVPCGSRSLRVTVIHRQLVSYWRVGRPGEPLMGGLSRGAEIDFEADPQLVAQAERLVRDLCGKTGIDLAGFDLIFPENGGGPLFLEVNWFFGRRGLGGSTGYYKILGKNVRAWIGGLK, via the coding sequence ATGATTCTGTCTTTTCACCCCTTGATCGTCGGCGACAAAAACATCATCTGCGCCGGGCGCGACCCCGGCGAGGCCGAGCTTGCCGCCATAAAAGAAGCGCGGGCCGTGCTCCTGCCCCAGGGATGCCGGGAAACGCTTTACAGGATGGCGCGGGAAAACGCCCCGCAGGTCTTTCCGAATTACGACGCAAGGTTCCGCTATCCCGGAAAAACCGGCCAAGCTGAAATGTTTGCGGATTTTTCCGCGCCCTTTCCGTCCACCAGGGCCTACAGGTCCGTAAGCGCTTTTGATGATGAAGGCAAAGCGCCTCCTTTCGGCTTTCCCTTCGTGTTCAAAAACGACTGGGGCGGCGAAGGCAGCGGCGTCAGGCTGATCCGGGATCAAACCGGCCTCGGCGAAGCCCTCAGAAGAGCCTGTGAAGCGGAAAAAGGCGGCGATTTCGGCTTTATCCTCCAGGAATACGTTCCATGCGGCTCCCGGAGCTTAAGAGTCACGGTGATCCATCGCCAGCTTGTATCCTACTGGCGGGTGGGGCGGCCCGGCGAGCCTTTGATGGGGGGGCTTTCCCGGGGGGCGGAAATCGATTTTGAGGCCGATCCGCAACTCGTGGCCCAGGCGGAGAGGCTTGTGCGGGATTTGTGCGGAAAAACCGGCATCGATCTTGCCGGTTTCGATCTCATTTTTCCCGAAAACGGAGGCGGGCCGCTATTTCTGGAGGTCAACTGGTTTTTCGGGCGCAGGGGCCTTGGCGGATCGACGGGCTATTACAAAATCCTGGGAAAAAACGTGCGGGCCTGGATAGGGGGCCTAAAATAA
- the era gene encoding GTPase Era yields the protein MSFKSGFVAIAGAPNVGKSTLLNRILGEKVSITSDKPQTTRNRVQGVLHLENAQMVFLDTPGIHPAKNPLNRYMVDVASATLTDADVVLWVVDASKPNPESEEMVLSRVKSRTKPVVLALNKIDLVEKEILLPMLDTWNKVMDFTALVPVSARTGSQVEKLVKCMAELLPEGPPYFPEDALTDMTERFLAAELVREKVFRLTGQEIPYTCAVTVENFLESEDDGMVRIHAVIHVEKDSQKGIIIGKAGAMLKKIGTLARKDLERMMGVKIYLELFVRVEKNWTTDPKALRRLGYQPV from the coding sequence ATGTCATTCAAATCCGGGTTCGTAGCCATAGCAGGCGCGCCCAACGTGGGAAAATCGACGCTTCTGAACAGGATTCTGGGCGAGAAGGTTTCCATCACGAGCGACAAGCCCCAGACCACCCGAAACCGGGTCCAGGGCGTGCTTCATCTTGAAAACGCCCAGATGGTCTTTCTGGACACACCGGGCATCCATCCGGCCAAAAACCCCTTGAACCGCTACATGGTGGACGTGGCCTCGGCCACTCTCACCGACGCCGACGTGGTTTTATGGGTGGTGGATGCGTCAAAGCCCAACCCGGAATCCGAGGAGATGGTCCTTTCCCGCGTAAAAAGCCGCACGAAACCCGTGGTGCTGGCCCTGAACAAAATTGACCTTGTGGAAAAGGAAATCCTTCTTCCCATGCTGGACACCTGGAACAAGGTGATGGACTTTACCGCCCTTGTTCCAGTTTCGGCCCGCACCGGCTCCCAGGTGGAAAAGCTGGTGAAATGCATGGCCGAGCTTCTGCCCGAGGGCCCCCCCTACTTTCCAGAAGACGCGCTCACGGACATGACCGAGCGCTTTCTGGCGGCGGAACTGGTGCGCGAGAAGGTCTTCCGCCTCACGGGCCAGGAGATTCCCTACACCTGCGCTGTCACCGTGGAAAATTTCCTGGAGTCCGAGGACGACGGCATGGTGCGGATCCACGCGGTGATCCACGTTGAAAAGGATTCCCAGAAGGGTATCATCATAGGAAAAGCCGGGGCCATGCTGAAAAAAATCGGCACACTCGCCCGCAAGGATCTTGAAAGGATGATGGGGGTGAAAATCTACCTGGAGCTCTTCGTCCGGGTGGAGAAGAACTGGACCACGGACCCCAAGGCCCTGCGCCGCCTGGGATACCAGCCTGTCTAA
- a CDS encoding YihA family ribosome biogenesis GTP-binding protein translates to MIIKSAEFMRGAVKPADYPPLGPPEVAFAGRSNVGKSSLINCLVNRKKLVKTSNTPGRTQEINFFEINNEWYFVDLPGYGYARVSKAMRAQWGPMIGGYVSQRPTLALMVMLVDVRRRPEEEEAQLLALCRARRLGCVVVVTKADKVNQREAQASLKLTVETLGVSRESALLFSTKTRLGRDALWAKIAALSPKATDSGPRP, encoded by the coding sequence TTGATCATAAAATCGGCTGAATTCATGCGTGGGGCGGTGAAACCCGCAGATTATCCCCCGCTGGGGCCGCCGGAGGTGGCCTTTGCGGGGCGCAGCAACGTGGGAAAATCGTCCCTTATAAACTGCCTCGTAAACCGGAAAAAGCTGGTGAAAACCAGCAACACCCCCGGACGGACCCAGGAGATCAATTTTTTTGAAATAAACAACGAGTGGTATTTCGTCGATCTTCCGGGCTACGGCTACGCCAGGGTTTCCAAGGCCATGCGTGCCCAGTGGGGGCCCATGATCGGAGGCTACGTCAGCCAAAGGCCGACACTGGCTCTGATGGTGATGCTTGTCGACGTAAGAAGGCGGCCCGAAGAGGAGGAAGCCCAGCTTCTGGCCCTGTGCAGGGCGCGAAGGCTGGGATGCGTGGTGGTTGTCACCAAGGCAGACAAGGTCAATCAGCGCGAGGCCCAGGCGTCCCTCAAGCTCACCGTGGAGACCTTGGGCGTTTCACGGGAATCGGCGCTCCTTTTCTCCACCAAAACAAGGCTTGGCCGGGATGCGTTGTGGGCGAAAATTGCCGCACTGTCCCCAAAGGCGACCGATTCCGGCCCCAGGCCGTAA
- a CDS encoding long-chain fatty acid--CoA ligase, with product MAKNFRSWPKDWPKSINYPKTPVFRILDQTAERVPDRLALIFGGMELTFSQLKDLADRFAAGLSGMGVGKGSRVAIHLPNCPQFAIAYYGALKTGATFTPLSPLLSPREIIHQLNDSGAETLISLDLIYPGIASVIPETPVKNIITTSIADCYSAVIQPLKPLGKFPVPDTVEFVSILAQNQPKAPDVEIDPDKDLAHLAYTGGTTGVSKGVMLTHSNVVVNAMQFGLWFNGAQIEEKDGGWDLVYPEGVDPKKDRLTARDQEVSLVVVPWFHAMGTIGYLNNMVASGNTMIVFPRFDPVEYATAIGKYGATTLGGAPQLYVPLCELPDFAKYDLSGIKIAASGAAPLPHAVLDRLLSAFSGVVIEAYGLTECTMGACANPPSRDGIRPGSVGLPVFDTEVRVVDPVSGTELAPGQEGELIIKGPQVMRGYWNRPDATAEVLKDGWLYTGDIGRVDEDGYFYITDRKKDLILYKGYNVYPREIEEVLYTHPAVELCAVVGKLDDKAGELPVAFIQLRGGQEATEAEIMDFVNTRVAAYKKLREVFFGPVPVSAAGKTLKRELREKLAQQ from the coding sequence ATGGCGAAAAATTTCAGAAGCTGGCCCAAGGACTGGCCCAAAAGCATCAACTACCCGAAAACTCCGGTTTTCCGCATTCTGGACCAGACTGCGGAAAGAGTTCCCGACAGGCTCGCGCTTATTTTCGGCGGCATGGAGCTTACCTTCAGCCAATTGAAGGACCTTGCAGACAGGTTCGCGGCGGGCCTTTCCGGAATGGGGGTCGGGAAGGGCAGCCGGGTGGCCATCCATCTTCCCAACTGCCCGCAGTTCGCCATAGCCTACTACGGGGCCTTGAAGACCGGGGCCACCTTCACGCCCCTAAGCCCCCTGCTGTCTCCAAGGGAAATCATCCATCAACTCAACGACTCCGGGGCCGAAACCCTTATCAGCCTCGATCTCATCTATCCGGGGATAGCCTCGGTCATACCCGAAACCCCGGTGAAGAACATAATAACCACATCCATCGCCGACTGCTACAGCGCCGTGATCCAGCCCCTGAAACCTCTGGGCAAATTCCCGGTGCCGGACACCGTCGAGTTCGTTTCGATTCTGGCGCAGAACCAGCCTAAGGCCCCGGATGTCGAAATCGACCCGGACAAGGACCTGGCCCATCTTGCCTACACAGGCGGCACCACGGGGGTTTCCAAGGGGGTCATGCTCACCCACAGTAACGTGGTTGTGAACGCCATGCAGTTCGGCCTTTGGTTCAACGGCGCTCAGATCGAGGAAAAGGACGGCGGCTGGGACCTTGTCTACCCCGAAGGAGTGGACCCCAAGAAGGACCGCCTTACGGCCCGCGACCAGGAAGTCTCGCTGGTGGTGGTTCCCTGGTTCCACGCCATGGGAACCATAGGTTATCTCAACAACATGGTGGCTTCGGGCAACACCATGATAGTTTTCCCGCGTTTCGACCCGGTGGAGTATGCCACGGCCATAGGAAAATACGGGGCAACCACCCTGGGAGGCGCGCCGCAGCTGTATGTTCCCCTTTGTGAGCTTCCGGATTTTGCAAAATACGATTTATCGGGTATAAAGATCGCGGCCTCCGGTGCGGCGCCTTTGCCCCACGCCGTTCTGGACCGGCTGCTGTCCGCGTTTTCGGGGGTTGTGATAGAGGCTTACGGCCTGACCGAATGCACCATGGGTGCCTGCGCCAACCCGCCCAGCCGGGACGGCATAAGGCCGGGCTCGGTGGGCCTGCCGGTTTTCGACACCGAGGTCCGGGTGGTGGACCCGGTTTCAGGCACCGAGCTTGCCCCGGGCCAGGAAGGGGAGCTTATCATAAAGGGGCCCCAGGTGATGAGGGGCTACTGGAACCGCCCGGACGCCACGGCGGAGGTGTTGAAGGACGGCTGGCTCTACACCGGCGACATAGGCCGGGTGGACGAGGACGGCTATTTCTACATCACGGACCGCAAGAAGGACCTCATACTCTACAAGGGCTACAACGTCTATCCCCGCGAGATCGAGGAGGTCTTGTACACCCATCCGGCGGTGGAGCTGTGCGCGGTGGTGGGAAAGCTGGACGACAAGGCGGGCGAGCTTCCGGTGGCCTTTATCCAGCTAAGGGGCGGCCAGGAGGCCACGGAGGCCGAGATCATGGACTTCGTCAACACCAGGGTGGCGGCATACAAGAAGCTGAGGGAGGTCTTCTTCGGCCCGGTTCCGGTATCCGCCGCAGGCAAGACCTTAAAGCGCGAGCTGAGGGAAAAACTCGCACAACAGTGA
- a CDS encoding DHA2 family efflux MFS transporter permease subunit, whose translation MENCASGNIVNIAPNKWLVFSLVSVGIFMSTLDGSIVNIAVPTIMGDFATDMARVRWVVISYLLAVSSLLLPFGRLSDIKGRRLVYFFGTLIFTAGSFACGTAMTINWLTASRVFQAVGAAMILSCSPALVVDVFPASERGRGMGLIGMVVASGLTVGPALGGLILEHFSWRMVFFVNVPVGILAIVATFFILKRETGHLADEPFDFLGAILLAGTFIGLLMLISVSGNLRHKLPAAFLFLGGASLLVLAEKRTSHPIIDPSLFKIRLFSASIAAAVTMFAALACVIFLMPFFLENPGGLTSKQAGQLLVAPFFMLFALSPLSGIASDRMGSRVLSTAGMAILSLALVSLAFLKPDSGRLSVFLRLALVGVGVAIFSSPNSAAAMTVVPMKRRGVAAATLATARNLGMVSGVALASAFFNDRFYQLAGSNFSVYAKALERPFMTAFSLTMTVGALVALAGAAISSVRGGEAARRDGGGGKIS comes from the coding sequence ATGGAAAATTGCGCTTCCGGTAATATTGTGAATATCGCCCCCAACAAGTGGCTGGTCTTTTCCCTGGTTTCGGTGGGGATTTTCATGTCCACCCTGGACGGCTCCATCGTGAACATCGCCGTTCCCACCATCATGGGGGATTTTGCCACCGACATGGCCAGGGTAAGGTGGGTGGTGATAAGCTACCTTCTTGCGGTTTCGTCCCTTCTGCTGCCTTTTGGCAGGCTTTCGGACATAAAGGGGCGGCGGCTGGTATATTTTTTCGGGACCCTGATTTTTACGGCGGGATCGTTTGCCTGCGGCACGGCCATGACGATAAACTGGCTTACCGCAAGCAGGGTGTTTCAGGCCGTGGGCGCGGCAATGATACTTTCGTGCTCTCCGGCTTTGGTGGTGGACGTTTTCCCGGCATCCGAACGGGGCAGGGGGATGGGGCTCATCGGAATGGTGGTGGCCTCCGGACTCACCGTGGGGCCTGCCCTGGGCGGACTCATACTTGAGCACTTCTCGTGGCGCATGGTCTTTTTCGTCAACGTGCCGGTGGGGATATTGGCCATTGTCGCCACGTTTTTCATTCTCAAGAGGGAAACCGGGCATCTGGCCGACGAGCCGTTCGATTTTTTGGGAGCGATCCTCCTGGCGGGAACCTTCATCGGGTTATTGATGCTTATCTCCGTTTCGGGCAATTTGAGGCACAAGCTTCCGGCTGCTTTTCTTTTTCTGGGAGGGGCATCGCTTCTGGTGCTGGCGGAAAAACGGACCAGCCACCCGATAATCGACCCGTCGCTTTTCAAAATCAGGCTTTTTTCAGCGAGCATAGCCGCCGCCGTCACCATGTTCGCGGCCCTGGCCTGCGTAATTTTTCTGATGCCCTTTTTCCTGGAAAATCCCGGTGGGCTCACTTCAAAACAGGCCGGACAGCTTCTTGTGGCCCCGTTTTTCATGCTCTTTGCCTTATCGCCGTTGTCCGGCATCGCCTCGGACAGGATGGGCTCCAGGGTTCTGTCCACGGCGGGGATGGCCATCCTGTCCCTTGCCCTGGTGTCCCTGGCCTTTCTGAAACCCGATTCCGGCAGGCTTTCCGTTTTTCTGAGGCTGGCCCTGGTGGGCGTGGGCGTGGCCATCTTCAGCTCGCCCAACAGCGCGGCGGCCATGACCGTGGTTCCCATGAAAAGAAGGGGCGTGGCAGCGGCCACCCTGGCCACGGCCCGAAACCTGGGCATGGTGAGCGGCGTGGCCCTTGCGAGCGCCTTTTTCAACGATAGGTTTTACCAACTGGCGGGGAGCAATTTTTCGGTTTACGCCAAGGCCCTGGAAAGGCCCTTCATGACCGCGTTTTCGTTGACCATGACGGTGGGAGCCCTGGTTGCCCTTGCGGGGGCCGCCATTTCTTCGGTGCGCGGAGGGGAGGCCGCCCGCCGGGACGGGGGAGGCGGGAAAATCAGCTGA
- a CDS encoding tetratricopeptide repeat protein, with product MEQPAFSQGETVSGLRVRLALAVLVLVVFMAYSNSFKGPFILDDAANILENRTIRSIWPVWDVFSGPRGHALAGRPVINLSLAVNYAISGYEVWSYHAFNLLFHLLSALLLFGIVRRTLISPAVPARFKAASTPAALFCALFWAAHPLCTQAVTYVIQRCESLMGLFFLLVLYAAIRGWRQGASRWWQVLAGVAMIFGVGSKEVIVAAPLLVLCYDFIFVHGKGRGGRILKDGAVLYAGLGMGLVLLFFLVSRGAVAATVASDIDRLRWPYLVTQAGVIVHYLLLSFWPASLSMDYGWPFADLSRVWREGLLLAALFCATLCGLVKRRPWAFPGAWFFLTLAPSSSLKPQLDPAFEYRMYLPLAAVAVAVVMASLWAGFRVFSKRPKAGFALLVSAFFLASSISCALAVATMRRNEVYSSAERLWADTIKKSPESARAWFALATAYEAGGKTGLAKKYYREAISRTPHDPKPYNNLGLLLLKEGKTDEAIALFKEALAVEPRFDRAYVNLGEALMQKGLGEEARRILEEGMRLSPDSAHARLNMGLSLMREKLVAEGEALCREALKMEPGLAEGRYNFALELMSLGRKAEGAEELKLAVASKPDFFEALVNLGAVLIEQDRLEEATGHLERAAGLKPDSPEARFNLGNALASRGFWSQALPHYEKARRLMPRNALIRVNLGVTLANLGRKDEARKEFAEALDLEPQNRNIREIMEKVL from the coding sequence GTGGAACAGCCCGCTTTTTCCCAAGGCGAGACCGTGTCCGGCCTTCGCGTCCGCCTGGCCCTGGCCGTCCTGGTTCTCGTTGTTTTCATGGCCTATTCCAACAGCTTCAAAGGCCCCTTCATACTGGACGACGCGGCCAACATCCTCGAAAACCGCACCATAAGGAGCATTTGGCCGGTTTGGGACGTTTTTTCCGGGCCAAGGGGACATGCCCTGGCCGGGCGGCCCGTGATCAACCTCTCCCTTGCCGTGAATTACGCAATAAGCGGCTACGAGGTGTGGAGCTACCACGCTTTTAATCTTCTGTTCCACCTTCTTTCGGCCCTGCTTCTTTTCGGGATAGTGAGGCGGACTCTCATTTCCCCCGCAGTTCCCGCGAGATTTAAGGCGGCGTCCACCCCGGCGGCGCTTTTTTGCGCGCTTTTCTGGGCGGCCCACCCCCTTTGCACCCAGGCCGTGACCTACGTGATCCAGCGGTGCGAATCCCTGATGGGGCTTTTTTTCCTCCTGGTTCTCTACGCGGCCATAAGGGGATGGAGGCAGGGGGCGTCCCGGTGGTGGCAGGTCCTGGCCGGAGTGGCCATGATTTTCGGGGTCGGGTCCAAGGAGGTGATAGTGGCCGCGCCGCTATTGGTTCTCTGCTACGACTTCATCTTCGTCCACGGAAAGGGCCGGGGCGGGCGGATTTTGAAGGACGGCGCGGTGCTTTACGCCGGGCTCGGCATGGGGCTCGTTCTGCTGTTTTTCCTGGTTTCGAGAGGAGCGGTTGCGGCCACGGTTGCCTCGGACATAGACCGGCTGAGGTGGCCCTATCTGGTCACCCAGGCCGGGGTGATAGTCCATTACCTTTTGCTTTCCTTCTGGCCCGCCTCCCTTTCCATGGATTACGGCTGGCCCTTTGCGGACCTGTCCCGGGTATGGCGGGAGGGCCTTCTTCTCGCGGCGCTGTTCTGCGCCACCCTGTGCGGGCTGGTGAAGCGCCGCCCCTGGGCCTTTCCGGGAGCCTGGTTTTTTCTCACCCTTGCTCCGTCCTCCAGCTTAAAACCCCAGTTGGACCCGGCTTTCGAGTACCGCATGTACCTTCCCCTGGCGGCAGTGGCCGTGGCCGTGGTGATGGCGTCCCTCTGGGCGGGCTTCCGGGTTTTCTCGAAAAGGCCGAAGGCGGGTTTCGCGCTCCTGGTTTCGGCTTTTTTTCTGGCTTCCTCGATATCCTGCGCCCTGGCGGTGGCCACCATGAGGCGGAACGAGGTTTACTCCAGCGCCGAGCGCCTTTGGGCCGACACGATAAAAAAATCCCCGGAAAGCGCCAGGGCCTGGTTCGCCCTGGCGACGGCATACGAGGCCGGCGGCAAGACCGGTCTTGCGAAAAAGTATTACCGGGAGGCGATCTCCCGCACGCCGCACGATCCCAAGCCATACAACAACCTTGGCCTTTTGCTGTTGAAGGAGGGAAAAACCGACGAGGCCATAGCTCTTTTTAAAGAGGCCCTTGCCGTTGAGCCAAGGTTTGACCGGGCCTACGTGAATCTTGGCGAGGCTCTCATGCAAAAGGGCCTTGGCGAAGAGGCCCGCAGGATTTTGGAGGAAGGCATGAGGCTTTCGCCGGATTCGGCCCATGCAAGGCTCAACATGGGCCTGTCCCTCATGCGGGAAAAACTGGTGGCCGAAGGGGAGGCCCTCTGCCGCGAGGCCCTGAAAATGGAACCCGGTCTCGCCGAGGGCCGTTACAATTTCGCCCTTGAGCTTATGTCCCTTGGTCGAAAGGCGGAAGGCGCGGAGGAACTGAAACTTGCAGTGGCCTCTAAACCCGATTTTTTCGAGGCCCTGGTGAACCTGGGCGCGGTCCTCATCGAGCAAGACCGCCTGGAGGAGGCCACGGGCCATCTTGAAAGGGCCGCAGGCTTAAAGCCGGATTCGCCGGAAGCGAGGTTCAACCTGGGCAACGCCCTGGCTTCCAGGGGCTTTTGGAGCCAGGCCCTGCCTCATTATGAAAAGGCGCGGCGTCTCATGCCCCGGAACGCGTTAATCCGCGTCAACCTGGGCGTCACCCTGGCGAACCTGGGCCGAAAGGACGAGGCCCGGAAGGAGTTTGCCGAAGCCCTTGATCTGGAGCCTCAAAATCGGAACATAAGGGAGATAATGGAAAAGGTGCTTTAG
- a CDS encoding Crp/Fnr family transcriptional regulator — protein MDDLLALTASIPMFSGLTEPETRLLSEIAVKRDFQKAGVIFFEGEYCEGFYVVAGGQVKITKVSARGKEQILYVLEPGEPFGQLALYHGDAYPATAQALSKCTCLFFPRQAFLRLVSEVPTLPMKMLSFIARRHRELVRQLENIALKEVPERLAGYLLLLAKEQEGSETVTLPISKEQLSHLLGTSPETLSRVFAKMAEEGNISMEGKKVTIISRVDLEILSQGQV, from the coding sequence ATGGATGATCTATTAGCACTCACGGCTTCCATTCCCATGTTCAGTGGCCTTACTGAGCCGGAAACGAGGCTTCTTTCGGAAATCGCGGTGAAAAGGGATTTCCAAAAGGCTGGCGTGATATTTTTCGAGGGCGAGTATTGCGAGGGTTTCTACGTGGTGGCCGGGGGCCAGGTGAAAATCACCAAGGTTTCCGCAAGGGGAAAAGAGCAGATACTCTACGTTCTTGAGCCAGGAGAGCCCTTCGGCCAGCTTGCGCTATACCATGGGGACGCTTATCCGGCCACGGCCCAGGCCCTTTCAAAATGTACTTGTCTTTTTTTTCCCAGGCAGGCTTTTCTTAGGCTTGTATCCGAGGTCCCCACGCTTCCCATGAAGATGCTGTCCTTCATTGCCCGGCGTCACCGGGAACTGGTCCGCCAGCTTGAAAACATAGCCTTGAAGGAGGTCCCGGAGCGGCTGGCCGGATACCTCCTGCTTCTGGCAAAAGAACAGGAAGGCTCCGAAACTGTAACCCTGCCCATTTCAAAGGAGCAGCTCTCGCATCTTCTTGGCACCAGCCCGGAAACTCTTTCCAGGGTGTTTGCAAAAATGGCGGAGGAAGGCAATATTTCTATGGAGGGAAAGAAGGTTACGATAATTAGCCGGGTTGATCTGGAAATCTTGTCCCAGGGGCAAGTATGA
- a CDS encoding cupin, which yields MKHLNIIEAGDFSEKGFKKLLVHDSPYFKIINFNFKAGQTMPIHSHDIEGELSILILEGSGSYLGSEGKTLPARTGDILVCGIVDPHGLSAETDMRVLVTIAPPI from the coding sequence ATGAAACACCTGAACATCATCGAGGCCGGGGATTTTTCCGAAAAGGGGTTCAAGAAGCTTCTCGTGCACGACTCCCCCTATTTCAAGATCATAAACTTCAACTTCAAGGCCGGGCAGACCATGCCCATCCACTCCCATGACATTGAAGGGGAGCTTTCCATCCTGATTCTTGAAGGCAGCGGCTCGTATCTCGGCTCGGAGGGAAAAACGCTTCCCGCCCGAACTGGCGACATTCTCGTATGCGGTATTGTGGATCCTCACGGACTTAGCGCGGAAACCGACATGCGCGTTCTGGTGACCATAGCCCCTCCCATCTGA